A window of the Bacillus sp. A301a_S52 genome harbors these coding sequences:
- a CDS encoding carbamoyl phosphate synthase small subunit, with translation MSKGYLILETGETFEGDWIGSKHEIAGEVVFNTSMTGYQEMMTDPSYAGQILTFCYPIIGNYGVNEEDDESLRVSVSAVIINDLCEEPSHYQSTATLSEQLEGIGIPGLKNVDTRSLVAAIRKHHTVRGKLVKSVGQHSQLHSWGIEADGQLVKHVAVKDVIKYDNNGPHVVLLDFGYKKSILNALLNEKCQVTVVPYDMPLEQINSLQPDGILISNGPGDPMEMKDYFPKIKSLTKKYPTLGICLGHQLIALAYGGKTSKMPFGHRGANHPVKDVLTGKVKMTSQNHGYEVEEASIDNHEFQILFRNVNDGSLEGMKHHTLPIQSVQFHPEAHPGPSDTEYIFSEFIKQVVTSGGKSYVEV, from the coding sequence ATGAGTAAAGGCTATCTCATCCTTGAAACAGGAGAAACATTTGAAGGTGATTGGATTGGATCTAAACACGAAATTGCAGGAGAGGTCGTATTTAACACGAGTATGACTGGTTACCAAGAAATGATGACTGATCCATCCTATGCAGGACAAATATTGACGTTTTGCTATCCAATTATCGGTAATTATGGTGTGAACGAAGAGGATGATGAAAGCTTACGCGTATCTGTTTCAGCAGTGATTATAAACGACTTATGTGAAGAGCCGAGCCACTATCAATCAACGGCAACATTATCAGAACAACTTGAAGGTATAGGTATTCCAGGTCTTAAAAATGTCGATACAAGATCTCTTGTAGCTGCTATAAGAAAACATCATACTGTACGAGGCAAACTCGTTAAAAGTGTTGGTCAACATAGTCAGCTCCATTCATGGGGGATAGAGGCTGACGGACAGTTAGTTAAACATGTGGCAGTTAAAGACGTGATTAAATATGACAACAATGGGCCACACGTTGTGCTATTAGACTTTGGCTATAAAAAATCCATATTAAATGCATTGCTTAACGAGAAATGTCAAGTGACCGTAGTACCTTATGATATGCCACTAGAACAAATAAACAGTTTACAACCTGATGGGATCCTTATAAGTAACGGACCTGGTGATCCAATGGAAATGAAAGATTATTTTCCAAAAATAAAATCATTGACTAAAAAATATCCAACACTCGGAATTTGCCTAGGTCATCAGCTGATTGCACTAGCATATGGAGGAAAAACATCAAAAATGCCGTTTGGTCATCGTGGAGCCAATCATCCTGTAAAAGACGTGTTGACAGGAAAAGTGAAAATGACATCACAAAATCACGGTTACGAGGTGGAAGAAGCGAGCATCGATAATCATGAATTTCAAATCCTTTTCAGAAATGTGAATGATGGTTCTTTAGAAGGCATGAAGCATCACACATTACCTATTCAATCTGTCCAATTTCATCCTGAAGCACATCCAGGACCTAGTGATACAGAATACATCTTTAGTGAATTTATTAAACAAGTGGTAACTTCAGGAGGGAAGTCGTATGTGGAAGTCTGA